From a single Dendropsophus ebraccatus isolate aDenEbr1 chromosome 8, aDenEbr1.pat, whole genome shotgun sequence genomic region:
- the C8H1orf87 gene encoding uncharacterized protein C1orf87 homolog isoform X1, with translation MSHMRNPQNVRERMPETIVKIIGSKYVRFPVEKPKECQERHKDAERNMSHVQKTFRGIQDIKSFRQSLFRRDRSSCGLLPVSEFQAVCASHGTSLTLPSLAPLLEDDAFSDQGNIRWKQIVDLLLETEKEKKSTEQKQTAASVPEVKEDAVEKQKDSIIDEEDEEGLGHGGPLQSKTRLPSGVACRMNAAPWDFRPLSEPAIHLYEPHRSDKEEEAWIDRFMKLETVLELCQIQDTGLVDAERAKQVINKYNVIYNLCLSPEKISEAIDKFQVGAHILLGPTLDFLKEL, from the exons ATGTCTCACATGAGGAATCCCCAGAATGTCAGAGAGAGAATGCCTGAAACTATTGTAAAGATTATCGGGAGCAAATATGTCAGATTTCCAGTGGAGAAGCCAAAAGA GTGCCAAGAGAGACATAAAGATGCAGAGAGGAACATGTCACATGTACAGAAGACCTTTAGGGGGATACAAGACATAAAATCTTTCAGGCAGAGTTTGTTCAGAAGAGACCGGTCATCGTGTGGTCTTCTCCCAGTTTCAGAG TTTCAGGCAGTATGTGCGTCTCATGGAACATCGCTGACTCTTCCCTCTCTGGCTCCACTCTTAGAAGATGATGCGTTCAGTGACCAGGGCAATATACG GTGGAAGCAGATTGTAGATTTGTTACTGgagactgaaaaagaaaaaaaatcaactgaaCAAAAACAAACAG CCGCCTCTGTGCCAGAAGTCAAAGAAGACGCAGTAG AAAAACAGAAAGACTCCATCATTgatgaagaagatgaagaggggtTGGGCCATGGG GGTCCATTACAAAGCAAAACTAGACTGCCATCGGGTGTGGCCTGCAGGATGAACGCAGCACCGTGGGATTTCAGGCCCCTCTCAGAGCCcgccattcatctctatgaacCGCACAGATCAGACAAGGAGGAGGAAGCCTGGATAGACCGATTCATGAAGCTGGAAACTGTGCTAGAGCTGTGCCAGATACAAGACACCG gtCTAGTTGATGCAGAGAGAGCCAAGCAGGTCATCAATAAATATAACGTCATCTACAATTTATGTCTGAGCCCTGAGAAAATCAGTGAAGCAATAGACAAGTTCCAAGTCGGGGCGCACATACTTTTGGGGCCGACGCTGGATTTCTTGAAAGAGTTGTAG
- the C8H1orf87 gene encoding uncharacterized protein C1orf87 homolog isoform X2: MSHVQKTFRGIQDIKSFRQSLFRRDRSSCGLLPVSEFQAVCASHGTSLTLPSLAPLLEDDAFSDQGNIRWKQIVDLLLETEKEKKSTEQKQTAASVPEVKEDAVEKQKDSIIDEEDEEGLGHGGPLQSKTRLPSGVACRMNAAPWDFRPLSEPAIHLYEPHRSDKEEEAWIDRFMKLETVLELCQIQDTGLVDAERAKQVINKYNVIYNLCLSPEKISEAIDKFQVGAHILLGPTLDFLKEL, translated from the exons ATGTCACATGTACAGAAGACCTTTAGGGGGATACAAGACATAAAATCTTTCAGGCAGAGTTTGTTCAGAAGAGACCGGTCATCGTGTGGTCTTCTCCCAGTTTCAGAG TTTCAGGCAGTATGTGCGTCTCATGGAACATCGCTGACTCTTCCCTCTCTGGCTCCACTCTTAGAAGATGATGCGTTCAGTGACCAGGGCAATATACG GTGGAAGCAGATTGTAGATTTGTTACTGgagactgaaaaagaaaaaaaatcaactgaaCAAAAACAAACAG CCGCCTCTGTGCCAGAAGTCAAAGAAGACGCAGTAG AAAAACAGAAAGACTCCATCATTgatgaagaagatgaagaggggtTGGGCCATGGG GGTCCATTACAAAGCAAAACTAGACTGCCATCGGGTGTGGCCTGCAGGATGAACGCAGCACCGTGGGATTTCAGGCCCCTCTCAGAGCCcgccattcatctctatgaacCGCACAGATCAGACAAGGAGGAGGAAGCCTGGATAGACCGATTCATGAAGCTGGAAACTGTGCTAGAGCTGTGCCAGATACAAGACACCG gtCTAGTTGATGCAGAGAGAGCCAAGCAGGTCATCAATAAATATAACGTCATCTACAATTTATGTCTGAGCCCTGAGAAAATCAGTGAAGCAATAGACAAGTTCCAAGTCGGGGCGCACATACTTTTGGGGCCGACGCTGGATTTCTTGAAAGAGTTGTAG